The genomic window TTGTATTCCATAATAAAAAAAAGATTTCCAATTTTTTTGAATAAATATAATTTTTTTACGACTTTTATGTCATAACATAATTATAATTAATGACAAAATTTATTAAGATATTCAGTTTTTAATAAAATATCTTTTAGTAGAATCAAATAAAAAGCCTTATCTTTTTAGATAAGGCTTATATTCGTTAATAAATATATTAAACTCAATCTATTTTTCAGAATTATTTTTCTCCAAGCTGCTCTCTATGCTATATACAGCAGGTGTCAGCCATTGAGAGTCTATATCTTCGACTTCGCCTTTGTCGCATGCTACAGATATTGCTGGATCAATAGGAATCTTGGCAAGAACTTTTAAGTCATATTTTTGCGCAATTTTTTCAATGCCGCTGGCTCCAAAGATATTGTGCTTTTTGGTACAGTTAGGGCAAACAAAATATGACATATTTTCTATAAGCCCCAAAATGGGAATATTCATAGCTTTTGCCATATTGACAGCTTTGCTTACAATCATAGAAACTAGTTCTTGGGGTGAAGAAACTATAATTATTCCGTCAACCTTGAGTGATTGAAAAACGGTTAGCGGAACATCGCCTGTTCCAGGAGGCATATCAATAAACATATAATCCACATCGCCCCACATTACTTCGCTCCAGAACTGCTTGACAGCCCCTGCTATCAAAGGTCCGCGCCAAATAATAGGCTCTGTTTCATAGCTTAGCAAAAAGTTTACTGACATTAATTTTATGCCCGTCTTAGACACTCTGGGTTCAATGCCTTCTTCTTTTACAACAGCGTTGCCTTTTATACCAAATGCCTTAGGAATGCTTGGACCTGTAATATCAGCATCAAGTATGGCAACATTATGACCGTTTTTTCTAAAAGCGGACGCAAGCAAAGAAGTTACCAACGATTTTCCCACGCCGCCTTTGCCGCTTACGATACCTATAACTTTTTTTACTGAACTCGAAGCATTAAGTGCGACCTTAAAATCCGGCTTCTGCTGCGATTTTGAATCTTTATCCATATTGCTCCTAAAAATTATTTTATTTTCTTAAAAGCTATTTAACCCCAAAAAAATTATGTTGTCAAGCCTTATGTAAGATTTAAAATGATTAAGGCAACACAAGCAACCTAGATTTTAGTAAATTCTGACTTTTAACACTATGTCGTTATTGATATATTTATAAAGACCTGTAAATCGTTCATTAATAAGATCAATTATAGTAAAGCTCAATGCCATATTTACCTCTTTGTCTAGGCTTTCTGGCGCAGCCATAAATTGCTGTACTGTATATTCTCTTTTTATAACGCGTTTTGAATTAATAAATTTTATACATATTTCACGATCTTCATAAGGCTTAAAATCATCAGGCTTAATATATTTTTTCTTTTCTGTTATTCCTTCATTAAAGGTTATATCTATATCACCGTGCTCTTCATCTTCATCATAATCTTCATCGTCTTTATCATTGATATAAATTGAAAAATTCTTTTTGCCTTTTTTTATTTCTCTTATGGATTCATCAAAGGCTTGATTTATTTTTTCATCTATATTGAGTTCTGATAGTAGTTTTCCAGTCTTGTTCAATGCCATGGTAACTGTCTTGCCGATTTTATCTCCAAGATTAATTACGGTATCTTCTAATTTTTTTGGTTTGCCCTGATTATAAATTTCGTCTTCGTCATAATATTCATTTGAATTTTTTTCTTTTAGTGCTTTTAACAAAATATCGCCCTGTTCTTTTGTTATCGATCCGTTTGCAACCAAATTCATAATTTTTTTGATTTCAGCATCCATAATAAATTTCCCCTATTTATTTTTTATCATTTCAGCAGCTTGTTCTGGCGTAATCTCGCCTCTGCTTAACATGTCAAGAATATCTATGTTGGAAAGAGAGCTTTTAGTATCGCTCAAATCTAAAATTCTTTTTATTTCTTGCAATCTTGATTTTATGGTAGGATAAGAAACTTTAAAATACTTTTCCATTTCTTTTATACTGCCTTCACATTTTAGAAATGTCAGCACAAATTCTGTCTGTTCGTCATTAAGCTTTTCAAA from Clostridia bacterium includes these protein-coding regions:
- a CDS encoding DUF2089 domain-containing protein codes for the protein MLKVPSICPVCGGELRVEVVKCRKCNTTLQNQFGFSVFEKLNDEQTEFVLTFLKCEGSIKEMEKYFKVSYPTIKSRLQEIKRILDLSDTKSSLSNIDILDMLSRGEITPEQAAEMIKNK
- a CDS encoding Mrp/NBP35 family ATP-binding protein, coding for MDKDSKSQQKPDFKVALNASSSVKKVIGIVSGKGGVGKSLVTSLLASAFRKNGHNVAILDADITGPSIPKAFGIKGNAVVKEEGIEPRVSKTGIKLMSVNFLLSYETEPIIWRGPLIAGAVKQFWSEVMWGDVDYMFIDMPPGTGDVPLTVFQSLKVDGIIIVSSPQELVSMIVSKAVNMAKAMNIPILGLIENMSYFVCPNCTKKHNIFGASGIEKIAQKYDLKVLAKIPIDPAISVACDKGEVEDIDSQWLTPAVYSIESSLEKNNSEK